In Pseudomonas fluorescens, one genomic interval encodes:
- a CDS encoding LacI family DNA-binding transcriptional regulator produces MATIKDVAALAGISYTTVSHVVNKTRPVSQEVRLKVEAAIKSLDYVPSAVARSLKAKTTATIGLLVPNSLNPYFAELARGIEDYCERNGYCVILCNSDDNPEKQRSYLRVLLEKRIDGLIVASAGGDIGLAQGLAGVKTPMVIVDRGLDGVDADLVRIDHEYGAYLATRHLLELGHRDIATIGGPSSTSVAQMRQAGFCRALQEAGIKVRAERMLESDFTSTGGYNAAAILLESNPPSAIFAGNDMIGIGVLRAAAERNVRVPSELSVIGFDDIQMSRYVYPALTTVGQSILQLGEMAAEVLLRRIATPSLVTDQRIVTPSIVLRESTAPLSGVFTEYR; encoded by the coding sequence ATGGCAACGATCAAGGATGTGGCGGCGCTCGCGGGGATTTCCTACACCACGGTTTCTCACGTGGTGAACAAGACGCGCCCGGTCAGCCAGGAAGTGCGGTTGAAGGTCGAGGCGGCCATCAAAAGCCTCGACTATGTGCCGAGTGCGGTGGCGCGTTCGCTGAAAGCCAAGACCACTGCGACCATTGGCTTATTGGTGCCGAACAGCCTCAACCCGTATTTTGCCGAGTTGGCACGGGGCATCGAGGATTACTGCGAGCGTAACGGCTACTGCGTGATCCTGTGCAATTCTGACGACAACCCGGAAAAACAGCGCAGCTATTTGCGCGTGCTGCTGGAGAAGCGTATTGACGGCCTGATCGTCGCCTCCGCCGGTGGCGACATCGGGCTCGCGCAAGGGCTGGCCGGGGTGAAGACGCCGATGGTCATCGTCGACCGCGGGCTGGATGGCGTCGACGCCGACCTGGTGCGTATCGACCATGAATATGGCGCTTATCTGGCGACGCGGCATCTGCTGGAGCTGGGCCATCGTGACATCGCCACCATCGGTGGTCCGTCGAGCACCAGCGTGGCGCAAATGCGTCAGGCCGGTTTTTGTCGGGCGCTGCAGGAGGCGGGCATCAAGGTGCGGGCCGAGCGCATGCTGGAAAGCGATTTCACCAGCACTGGCGGTTACAACGCGGCGGCGATCCTGCTTGAAAGCAATCCGCCGAGTGCGATCTTCGCCGGTAACGACATGATCGGGATCGGTGTGCTGCGCGCGGCGGCCGAGCGCAATGTCCGCGTACCGAGCGAGCTGTCGGTGATCGGCTTCGACGATATCCAGATGAGTCGCTACGTGTACCCGGCGCTGACCACCGTTGGCCAGTCGATCCTGCAGTTGGGCGAGATGGCTGCGGAAGTGTTGCTGCGAAGGATTGCTACCCCGAGTCTGGTCACCGATCAACGGATCGTGACCCCGAGTATTGTCTTGCGCGAATCGACTGCGCCGCTGTCCGGCGTATTCACCGAGTACCGCTGA
- a CDS encoding ABC transporter permease has translation MKTASSAGKRSGNFYGLGTYLGLAGALLAMVALFSMMSSHFLSYDTFSTLANQIPDLMVLAVGMTFVLIIGGIDLSVGSVLALAASTVSVAILGWGWSVLPAALLGMAVAALAGTVTGSITVAWRIPSFIVSLGVLEMARGLAYQMTGSRTAYIGDSFAWLSNPIAFGISPSFIIALLVIFIAQAVLTRTVFGRYLIGIGTNEEAVRLAGINPKPYKILVFSLMGLLAGIAALFQISRLEAADPNAGSGLELQVIAAVVIGGTSLMGGRGSVISTFFGVLIISVLAAGLAQIGATEPTKRIITGAVIVIAVVLDTYRSQRASRRG, from the coding sequence ATGAAAACTGCATCTTCCGCCGGCAAACGTAGTGGCAATTTCTACGGTCTGGGCACCTATCTGGGCCTGGCCGGGGCCCTGTTGGCGATGGTGGCGCTGTTCTCGATGATGAGCAGCCACTTTCTGTCTTATGACACTTTCAGCACGCTGGCCAACCAGATTCCCGATCTGATGGTGCTGGCGGTGGGCATGACCTTTGTACTGATCATCGGCGGCATCGACCTGTCGGTCGGTTCGGTGCTGGCACTTGCCGCTTCGACAGTCAGCGTGGCGATTCTCGGCTGGGGCTGGAGCGTGTTGCCGGCCGCGTTGCTCGGTATGGCGGTGGCGGCACTGGCGGGTACGGTGACCGGTTCGATCACCGTGGCGTGGCGCATTCCGTCGTTCATCGTTTCGCTCGGTGTGCTGGAAATGGCCCGTGGCCTGGCGTATCAGATGACCGGTTCGCGCACCGCCTACATCGGTGATTCGTTTGCCTGGCTGTCGAACCCGATCGCGTTCGGCATTTCGCCGTCGTTCATCATTGCCTTGCTGGTGATATTCATTGCGCAAGCTGTGCTGACCCGCACCGTGTTTGGTCGTTACCTGATCGGTATCGGCACCAATGAGGAAGCGGTGCGGCTGGCCGGGATCAATCCAAAACCGTACAAGATTCTGGTGTTCAGCCTGATGGGGCTGCTCGCGGGTATCGCCGCGCTGTTCCAGATTTCCCGTCTGGAAGCGGCGGACCCGAATGCCGGTTCTGGCCTTGAGTTGCAAGTGATCGCCGCCGTGGTGATCGGTGGCACCAGTCTGATGGGTGGCCGTGGTTCGGTGATCAGCACCTTTTTCGGTGTGTTGATCATTTCGGTACTGGCCGCCGGTCTGGCGCAGATCGGCGCGACCGAGCCAACCAAACGCATCATCACCGGCGCGGTGATTGTCATCGCGGTAGTGCTCGATACCTATCGCAGCCAGCGCGCCAGTCGACGGGGCTAA
- a CDS encoding sugar ABC transporter ATP-binding protein: MSVSAPNAVLSVSGIGKTYAQPVLTGIDLTLMRGEVLALTGENGAGKSTLSKIIGGLVTPTTGQMQFQGKDYRPGSRTQAEELGVRMVMQELNLLPTLSVAENLFLDNLPSNGGWISRKQLRKAAIEAMAQVGLDAIDPDTLVGELGIGHQQMVEIARNLIGDCHVLILDEPTAMLTAREVEMLFEQITRLQARGVSIIYISHRLEELARVAQRIAVLRDGNLVCVEPMANYNSEQLVTLMVGRELGEHIDMGPRKIGAPALTVKRLTRSDKVRDVSFEVRAGEIFGISGLIGAGRTELLRLIFGADLADSGTIALGSPAQVVNVRSPVDAVKHGIALITEDRKGEGLLLSQSISANIALGNMPEISRAGIVNASAEISLAQRQINAMRIRSSSPTQLVSELSGGNQQKVVIGRWLERDCSVLLFDEPTRGIDVGAKFDIYALLGELTRQGKALVVVSSDLRELMLICDRIGVLSAGRLIDTFERDSWTQDDLLAAAFAGYQKRDALLNEAAPRDLP, from the coding sequence ATGTCAGTTTCCGCCCCGAACGCTGTCCTCTCGGTCAGCGGTATCGGTAAGACCTATGCGCAACCGGTGCTCACGGGCATCGACTTGACGCTGATGCGCGGTGAAGTGCTGGCGCTGACCGGTGAGAATGGCGCCGGTAAAAGCACGCTGTCGAAGATCATTGGGGGGCTGGTTACGCCCACCACCGGTCAGATGCAATTCCAGGGCAAGGACTACCGTCCGGGCAGTCGCACCCAGGCCGAAGAGCTTGGCGTGCGCATGGTCATGCAAGAACTTAATCTGCTGCCGACCCTGTCGGTGGCGGAAAACCTGTTTCTCGACAACCTGCCGAGCAACGGGGGCTGGATCAGTCGCAAGCAATTGCGCAAAGCCGCGATCGAAGCCATGGCGCAGGTCGGTCTCGACGCCATTGATCCGGACACCCTGGTGGGTGAGCTGGGGATCGGGCACCAGCAGATGGTCGAAATCGCACGCAACCTGATCGGCGATTGCCATGTGCTGATCCTTGATGAGCCGACCGCGATGCTCACTGCCCGCGAGGTGGAAATGCTCTTCGAGCAGATCACTCGTTTGCAGGCGCGTGGCGTCTCCATCATCTATATCTCCCACCGTCTCGAAGAACTGGCGCGCGTCGCACAACGCATTGCCGTGCTGCGTGACGGCAATCTGGTCTGCGTCGAACCGATGGCCAACTACAACAGTGAGCAACTGGTCACCTTGATGGTTGGCCGCGAACTGGGCGAACACATCGACATGGGCCCGCGCAAGATCGGCGCCCCGGCCCTGACGGTCAAGCGCCTGACCCGCTCCGACAAGGTGCGCGATGTATCCTTCGAAGTGCGTGCCGGCGAGATCTTCGGGATTTCCGGGCTGATCGGGGCAGGGCGCACCGAATTGCTGCGACTGATCTTCGGCGCCGATCTGGCCGACAGCGGCACGATTGCGCTGGGTTCGCCGGCGCAGGTAGTCAATGTGCGTTCGCCGGTTGATGCGGTGAAGCATGGCATTGCCTTGATCACCGAAGACCGAAAGGGCGAAGGCCTGCTGCTCAGTCAATCGATCAGCGCCAACATCGCGCTGGGCAACATGCCGGAGATTTCCAGGGCAGGAATCGTCAATGCCAGCGCCGAAATTTCCCTGGCGCAGCGTCAGATCAACGCCATGCGCATCCGCAGTTCGAGCCCGACACAATTGGTGTCGGAACTGTCCGGCGGCAATCAGCAAAAAGTGGTGATCGGCCGCTGGCTGGAGCGCGATTGCTCGGTGCTGTTGTTCGACGAGCCGACCCGCGGCATCGATGTCGGTGCCAAGTTCGATATCTACGCCTTGCTGGGCGAGTTGACGCGTCAGGGCAAGGCGCTGGTGGTGGTGTCCAGTGACCTGCGCGAGCTGATGCTGATCTGCGACCGGATTGGTGTGCTGTCGGCAGGGCGTTTGATCGATACCTTCGAGCGCGACAGCTGGACCCAGGATGATTTGCTTGCCGCCGCGTTCGCCGGCTACCAAAAACGTGATGCGTTGCTCAATGAAGCGGCGCCTAGGGATCTCCCATGA
- the rplT gene encoding 50S ribosomal protein L20, which translates to MARVKRGVIARKRHKKILKLAKGYYGARSRVFRVAKQAVIKAGQYAYRDRRQKKRQFRALWIARINAGARVNGLSYSRFIAGLKKASIEIDRKVLADLAVNEKAAFAAIVEKAKATLA; encoded by the coding sequence ATGGCTCGTGTAAAGCGTGGCGTCATTGCCCGTAAGCGTCACAAAAAAATTCTGAAACTTGCTAAAGGCTACTACGGCGCACGCTCCCGCGTATTCCGTGTTGCCAAGCAAGCGGTAATCAAGGCAGGCCAATACGCCTACCGTGACCGTCGTCAGAAAAAACGTCAGTTCCGCGCTCTGTGGATCGCTCGTATCAACGCTGGTGCTCGTGTTAACGGTCTGTCCTACAGCCGTTTCATCGCTGGCCTGAAAAAAGCGTCCATCGAGATCGACCGTAAGGTTCTGGCTGATCTGGCAGTGAACGAAAAAGCGGCGTTTGCTGCGATTGTCGAGAAAGCTAAAGCCACCTTGGCTTAA
- the thrS gene encoding threonine--tRNA ligase, with protein MPTITLPDGSQRSFDHPVSVAEVAASIGAGLAKATVAGKVNGKLVDACDIIDSDATLQIITPKDEEGLEIIRHSCAHLVGHAVKQLYPTAKMVIGPVIDEGFYYDIAFERPFTPDDMAAIEQRMHQLIDKDYDVIKKVTPRAEVIEVFKARGEDYKLRLVEDMPNEQAMGLYYHEEYVDMCRGPHVPNTRFLKSFKLTKLSGAYWRGDAKNEQLQRVYGTAWADKKQLAAYIQRIEEAEKRDHRKIGKRLGLFHTQEEAPGMVFWHPNGWTLYQVLEQYMRKVQRDNGYLEIKTPQVVDRSLWEKSGHWANYADNMFTTESESRDYAIKPMNCPCHVQVFNQGLKSYRELPMRLAEFGACHRNEPSGALHGIMRVRAFTQDDAHIFCTEEQMQAESAAFIKLTMDVYRDFGFTDVEMKLSTRPEKRVGSDELWDRAEAALAAALDSAGLPYDLQPGEGAFYGPKIEFSLKDCLGRVWQCGTLQLDFNLPVRLGAEYVSEDNSRKHPVMLHRAILGSFERFVGILIEHYEGAFPAWLAPTQAVIMNITDKQADFVAEVEKTLNESGFRAKSDLRNEKIGFKIREHTLLKVPYLLVIGDKEVEMQTVAVRTREGADLGSMPVAQFAEFLAQAVSRRGRPDSE; from the coding sequence ATGCCAACTATTACTCTTCCCGACGGCAGTCAACGTTCATTCGATCACCCGGTTTCCGTAGCCGAGGTCGCCGCATCCATTGGTGCAGGTCTGGCCAAGGCCACCGTGGCCGGCAAGGTCAACGGCAAGCTGGTCGACGCCTGCGACATCATCGACAGCGACGCGACGCTGCAAATCATCACTCCAAAGGATGAAGAGGGGCTGGAGATCATTCGCCACTCTTGCGCGCACCTGGTTGGCCATGCGGTCAAGCAGCTGTACCCGACGGCCAAAATGGTCATCGGTCCGGTCATCGATGAAGGCTTCTATTACGACATCGCCTTCGAGCGTCCTTTTACTCCGGACGACATGGCCGCCATCGAACAGCGCATGCATCAGCTGATCGATAAAGATTACGACGTGATCAAGAAAGTCACTCCGCGCGCCGAAGTGATCGAAGTGTTCAAGGCTCGCGGCGAAGACTACAAGCTGCGTCTGGTCGAGGACATGCCGAACGAACAGGCCATGGGTCTGTACTACCACGAAGAATACGTCGACATGTGCCGCGGTCCGCACGTGCCGAACACTCGCTTCCTGAAATCCTTCAAGCTGACCAAGTTGTCCGGTGCCTACTGGCGCGGTGATGCCAAGAACGAGCAGCTGCAGCGCGTCTACGGCACCGCCTGGGCTGACAAGAAGCAGCTGGCGGCTTACATCCAGCGCATCGAAGAAGCGGAAAAGCGCGATCACCGCAAGATCGGCAAGCGCCTGGGCCTGTTCCACACCCAGGAAGAAGCGCCGGGCATGGTGTTCTGGCACCCGAATGGCTGGACTCTGTACCAGGTGCTCGAGCAGTACATGCGCAAGGTGCAGCGTGACAACGGCTACCTCGAGATCAAGACCCCTCAAGTGGTCGATCGCAGCCTGTGGGAGAAATCCGGGCACTGGGCCAACTACGCCGACAACATGTTCACCACCGAGTCGGAAAGCCGCGACTACGCCATCAAGCCGATGAACTGCCCGTGCCACGTGCAGGTCTTCAACCAGGGCCTGAAGAGCTACCGCGAGCTGCCGATGCGTCTGGCCGAATTCGGTGCCTGCCACCGTAATGAGCCATCGGGCGCGCTGCACGGCATCATGCGTGTGCGTGCGTTCACCCAGGATGACGCCCACATCTTCTGCACTGAAGAGCAGATGCAGGCCGAATCCGCAGCGTTCATCAAGCTGACCATGGACGTTTACCGCGACTTCGGCTTCACCGATGTCGAGATGAAACTGTCCACTCGTCCGGAAAAACGCGTGGGTTCCGACGAGCTGTGGGATCGCGCCGAAGCGGCACTGGCTGCAGCCCTTGATTCTGCGGGTCTGCCGTATGATCTGCAGCCGGGTGAAGGTGCGTTCTACGGTCCGAAAATCGAGTTCTCGCTGAAAGATTGCCTCGGTCGCGTCTGGCAGTGTGGTACCTTGCAGCTCGATTTCAACCTGCCTGTCCGTCTCGGCGCCGAATACGTCTCCGAAGACAACAGCCGCAAACACCCAGTGATGCTGCACCGGGCGATCCTCGGTTCGTTCGAGCGTTTCGTCGGGATTCTGATCGAGCATTACGAAGGTGCATTCCCTGCGTGGCTGGCGCCAACCCAGGCAGTGATCATGAATATCACTGATAAACAGGCAGATTTTGTTGCAGAAGTAGAAAAAACTCTCAACGAAAGCGGATTTCGTGCCAAGTCCGACTTGAGAAATGAAAAGATCGGCTTTAAAATCCGCGAGCATACTTTGCTCAAGGTTCCCTATCTTTTGGTTATCGGAGATAAGGAAGTCGAGATGCAGACTGTCGCTGTGCGTACTCGTGAAGGTGCTGACCTGGGCTCGATGCCCGTCGCCCAGTTCGCTGAGTTTCTCGCGCAAGCGGTTTCCCGGCGTGGTCGCCCAGATTCGGAGTAA
- the rbsK gene encoding ribokinase: MPANVVVIGSLNMDLVTRAPRLPKGGETLIGHSFATVSGGKGANQAVAAARLGARVAMVGCVGNDDYGVQLREALLAEQIDCQAVSTVEDSSGVALIVVDDNSQNAIVIVAGANGAMTPAVIDRFDAVLQAADVIICQLEIPDATVGHALKRARALGKTVILNPAPASRPLPADWFAAIDYLIPNESEASALSGLPVDSLQSAESAASQLIAMGAGKVIITLGAQGSLFANGKGFEHFPAPKVQAVDTTAAGDTFVGGFAAALASGKSEAEAIRYGQVAAALSVTRAGAQPSIPTMSDVQAFKPA, from the coding sequence ATGCCAGCAAATGTAGTGGTAATAGGCAGCCTGAACATGGATCTGGTCACCCGGGCACCACGGCTGCCCAAGGGCGGTGAAACGCTGATCGGTCATTCCTTTGCCACCGTGTCCGGCGGCAAGGGCGCCAATCAGGCAGTCGCTGCTGCGCGCCTGGGTGCGCGGGTGGCAATGGTCGGCTGTGTTGGCAACGATGACTACGGCGTGCAATTGCGTGAGGCATTGCTGGCCGAGCAGATCGATTGTCAGGCGGTGAGCACGGTCGAAGATTCCAGTGGCGTGGCGCTGATCGTGGTCGATGACAACAGTCAGAACGCCATCGTGATCGTTGCTGGCGCCAACGGTGCAATGACCCCGGCAGTGATCGACCGTTTTGATGCGGTGCTGCAAGCGGCCGACGTGATTATCTGCCAGCTCGAGATCCCGGATGCAACGGTAGGGCATGCGCTCAAGCGTGCACGTGCGTTGGGCAAGACGGTGATCCTCAATCCGGCGCCGGCCAGTCGTCCGCTACCGGCAGACTGGTTTGCCGCCATCGACTACCTGATCCCCAACGAAAGTGAAGCATCCGCGTTGAGCGGGTTGCCGGTCGATTCGCTGCAAAGCGCAGAAAGCGCTGCCAGCCAGTTGATCGCAATGGGCGCGGGCAAGGTCATCATTACCCTCGGTGCGCAAGGTTCACTGTTTGCCAATGGCAAAGGTTTCGAGCACTTCCCGGCGCCAAAGGTGCAGGCGGTCGATACCACCGCCGCGGGCGATACCTTCGTCGGCGGTTTTGCTGCGGCGCTCGCCAGTGGCAAATCCGAGGCCGAGGCGATCCGGTACGGGCAAGTCGCGGCAGCGCTGTCTGTGACCCGGGCCGGCGCACAACCTTCCATTCCAACCATGTCCGACGTACAGGCGTTCAAACCCGCATGA
- the rbsD gene encoding D-ribose pyranase, translating into MKKTPLLNVALSRLIASLGHGDMVVIGDAGLPVPPGVELIDLALTHGVPDFVSTLKVVLSEMQVESHVLANEILDKQPTALVALDELQEEGALGRRDLLTHEQFKVLSRQARAIVRTGECQPYCNIVLVAGVTF; encoded by the coding sequence ATGAAAAAGACTCCTCTGCTCAACGTCGCGTTGTCGCGGCTGATCGCCTCCCTGGGCCATGGTGACATGGTGGTCATCGGTGACGCCGGACTGCCGGTGCCACCGGGTGTTGAATTGATTGATCTGGCGCTGACCCACGGCGTTCCGGATTTTGTCAGTACCCTGAAAGTCGTGCTCAGCGAGATGCAGGTGGAAAGCCATGTGCTGGCCAACGAAATTCTCGACAAGCAGCCGACCGCCCTGGTCGCGCTGGACGAGTTGCAAGAAGAGGGTGCCCTCGGTCGGCGCGATCTGCTGACGCATGAGCAATTCAAGGTTCTCAGCCGACAGGCGCGGGCGATTGTTCGTACAGGCGAATGCCAGCCGTACTGCAACATCGTGCTGGTGGCCGGGGTAACGTTCTAA
- the infC gene encoding translation initiation factor IF-3, whose protein sequence is MIIKREMRQDKRAAPKAPINENISAREVRLIGADGEQIGIVSIDEALRIAEEAKLDLVEISADAVPPVCRVMDYGKSIFEKKKQIAAAKKNQKQIQVKEIKFRPGTEEGDYQVKLRNLVRFLSDGDRAKVSLRFRGREMAHQELGMELLKRVEADLLEYGSVEQHPKMEGRQLIMVIAPKKKK, encoded by the coding sequence ATTATTATTAAGCGTGAAATGAGACAAGATAAACGAGCTGCACCGAAAGCCCCGATCAACGAGAATATCTCGGCACGCGAGGTTCGGTTAATTGGCGCTGATGGCGAGCAGATTGGCATCGTCTCGATTGATGAAGCGCTTCGTATTGCTGAAGAAGCAAAGCTTGATCTGGTAGAAATCTCTGCTGACGCAGTCCCACCGGTTTGCCGGGTGATGGACTACGGCAAATCGATCTTCGAGAAGAAGAAGCAGATTGCAGCAGCGAAGAAAAACCAGAAGCAGATTCAGGTAAAAGAAATCAAGTTTCGTCCAGGGACGGAGGAAGGGGATTACCAGGTAAAACTGCGCAACCTGGTACGTTTCCTGAGTGACGGGGACAGGGCCAAGGTATCCTTGCGATTCCGCGGCCGTGAGATGGCCCACCAGGAGCTGGGGATGGAACTCCTCAAGCGGGTTGAAGCTGACCTGCTCGAGTACGGTTCGGTCGAACAGCATCCTAAGATGGAAGGACGCCAGCTGATCATGGTCATCGCCCCGAAAAAGAAGAAGTAA
- a CDS encoding cold-shock protein: MSNRQTGTVKWFNDEKGFGFITPQGGGDDLFVHFKAIESDGFKSLKEGQTVSFVAEKGQKGMQAAQVRPE; encoded by the coding sequence ATGTCTAATCGCCAAACCGGCACCGTTAAATGGTTCAACGATGAAAAAGGCTTCGGCTTCATCACTCCTCAAGGTGGCGGTGACGACCTGTTCGTACACTTCAAAGCTATCGAATCCGACGGTTTCAAAAGCCTGAAAGAAGGCCAGACCGTCTCTTTCGTGGCTGAGAAAGGCCAAAAGGGTATGCAAGCTGCACAAGTTCGCCCAGAGTAA
- a CDS encoding nucleoside hydrolase, whose protein sequence is MHRYAQKLHQLLRSLLLLSFITATGAQAAEKIDLIIDTDPGADDVVALLFALASPDELNIRALTTVAGNVRLDKTSRNARLAREWAGREDVPVYAGAPKPLMRTPIYAENIHGKEGLSGVTVHEPKKGLAEGNAVNYLIDTLKKAKPHSITIAMLGPQTNLALALIQEPEIVNGIKEVVIMGGAHFNGGNITPVAEFNLFADPQAAEVVLKSGVKLTYLPLDVTHKILTSDARLKQIAALNNNASKIVGDILNEYIKGDMEHYGIPGGPVHDATVIAYLLKPELFTGRSVNVVVDSREGPTFGQTIVDWYDGLKAPKNAFWVENGDAQGFFDLLTERLKRLK, encoded by the coding sequence ATGCACCGCTATGCTCAAAAACTCCACCAATTGCTTCGGAGTCTGCTGCTTTTGTCTTTTATTACCGCCACCGGCGCTCAGGCTGCTGAAAAGATCGACCTGATCATCGACACCGACCCGGGTGCCGACGACGTGGTCGCTTTGCTGTTCGCCCTGGCTTCGCCGGATGAACTGAACATTCGTGCACTGACCACCGTGGCTGGCAACGTGCGCCTCGACAAGACATCGCGCAACGCGCGCCTGGCTCGCGAATGGGCAGGGCGCGAAGACGTTCCGGTGTATGCCGGTGCGCCGAAACCGCTGATGCGTACGCCGATCTACGCCGAGAACATCCATGGCAAGGAAGGCCTGTCGGGTGTCACCGTGCATGAGCCGAAAAAAGGCCTGGCCGAAGGCAATGCGGTCAACTACCTGATCGACACCCTGAAAAAAGCCAAGCCGCACAGCATCACCATCGCCATGCTTGGCCCGCAGACCAATCTGGCGCTGGCGCTGATCCAGGAGCCGGAGATCGTCAATGGCATCAAGGAAGTGGTGATCATGGGCGGTGCGCACTTCAATGGCGGCAACATCACCCCGGTGGCCGAATTCAACCTGTTCGCCGACCCGCAAGCGGCGGAAGTGGTACTCAAGAGCGGCGTGAAACTGACCTACCTGCCGCTGGACGTGACCCACAAGATCCTCACCAGCGACGCACGCCTGAAACAGATCGCTGCACTGAACAACAACGCAAGCAAGATTGTTGGCGACATCCTCAACGAGTACATCAAGGGTGACATGGAGCACTACGGCATCCCGGGCGGCCCGGTGCATGACGCTACCGTCATCGCTTACCTGCTCAAGCCTGAGCTGTTCACCGGTCGTTCGGTGAACGTTGTGGTGGATAGTCGCGAAGGTCCGACTTTTGGCCAGACCATCGTTGACTGGTATGACGGTCTGAAGGCGCCGAAGAACGCCTTCTGGGTGGAAAATGGGGATGCTCAAGGCTTCTTCGATCTGCTGACCGAGCGTCTGAAGCGCTTGAAGTAA
- the rpmI gene encoding 50S ribosomal protein L35 has translation MPKMKTKSGAAKRFLKTANGIKHKHAFKSHILTKMSTKRKRQLRGSSLLHPSDVAKVERMLRLR, from the coding sequence ATGCCAAAAATGAAAACCAAAAGTGGTGCTGCTAAGCGGTTTCTGAAAACTGCTAACGGTATCAAGCACAAGCACGCTTTCAAGAGCCACATCCTGACCAAAATGTCGACCAAGCGTAAGCGTCAACTGCGCGGTAGCAGCTTGCTGCATCCGTCTGACGTGGCAAAAGTCGAGCGCATGCTGCGCCTTCGTTAA
- a CDS encoding I78 family peptidase inhibitor produces MPLKFASLGALMAVAMLAGCSTTSSESAKDPVATDAGHSRCEAKAAEFAIGKKASPELLDQARVKAGAQNARFLKPTDMITLEYRSDRLNLNTDNNLVVTRVNCG; encoded by the coding sequence ATGCCTTTGAAGTTCGCGTCTCTGGGTGCACTAATGGCCGTTGCCATGTTGGCCGGTTGCAGCACAACCTCCAGCGAGTCGGCAAAGGATCCTGTGGCGACCGATGCCGGTCATAGCCGCTGTGAAGCAAAGGCAGCGGAGTTTGCCATCGGTAAAAAGGCTTCGCCGGAACTGCTCGATCAGGCTCGCGTCAAGGCTGGCGCGCAAAACGCCCGCTTCCTCAAGCCAACTGACATGATCACTCTGGAGTACCGTTCCGATCGCCTGAATCTGAACACCGACAACAACCTGGTGGTCACTCGCGTCAACTGCGGCTGA
- the pheS gene encoding phenylalanine--tRNA ligase subunit alpha produces MENLDALVSQALEAVQSAEDINALEQIRVQYLGKKGELTQVMKTLGNLPAEERPQVGALINVAKERVTGVLNARMALFEEAELAAKLSAESIDVTLPGRGQTSGGLHPVTRTLERVEQFFTRIGYGIAEGPEVEDDYHNFEALNIPGHHPARSMHDTFYFNANMLLRTHTSPVQVRTMESKQPPIRIVCPGRVYRSDSDITHSPMFHQVEGLLVDRDINFADLKGTIEEFLRVFFEKELAVRFRPSYFPFTEPSAEVDMECVMCSGKGCRVCKQTGWLEVMGCGMVHPNVLRMSGIDPEEFSGFAFGMGVERLAMLRYGVNDLRLFFDNDLRFLAQFR; encoded by the coding sequence ATGGAAAACCTGGATGCGCTGGTCTCTCAAGCACTAGAGGCTGTGCAAAGCGCTGAAGATATCAATGCCCTGGAGCAAATCCGGGTTCAATACCTTGGCAAAAAGGGTGAATTGACTCAGGTGATGAAGACCCTGGGGAATTTGCCGGCAGAAGAGCGTCCGCAAGTCGGCGCCCTGATCAACGTTGCCAAGGAGCGTGTTACAGGCGTTCTCAATGCGCGCATGGCTCTGTTTGAAGAAGCCGAACTGGCTGCCAAACTGTCTGCCGAATCCATTGACGTGACGTTGCCGGGCCGTGGCCAGACCTCCGGTGGTCTGCATCCTGTGACCCGGACTCTGGAACGAGTCGAGCAGTTCTTCACCCGCATCGGCTACGGCATCGCCGAAGGCCCTGAGGTCGAAGACGACTATCACAACTTCGAAGCGCTCAACATCCCAGGCCACCACCCGGCCCGGTCGATGCATGACACCTTCTATTTCAATGCGAACATGTTGCTGCGCACCCATACCTCGCCGGTACAGGTCCGCACCATGGAGTCCAAGCAGCCGCCGATCCGCATCGTCTGCCCAGGCCGTGTGTATCGCAGCGACTCCGATATCACCCACTCGCCGATGTTCCACCAGGTCGAAGGCCTGCTGGTCGATCGCGACATCAATTTCGCCGACCTCAAAGGCACCATCGAGGAATTCCTGCGGGTGTTCTTCGAAAAAGAGCTGGCCGTCCGTTTCCGTCCTTCGTACTTCCCGTTCACCGAGCCATCCGCTGAAGTCGACATGGAATGCGTGATGTGCAGCGGTAAAGGCTGCCGCGTCTGCAAGCAGACCGGCTGGCTGGAAGTCATGGGCTGCGGCATGGTGCACCCGAACGTGCTGCGCATGTCCGGCATCGATCCGGAAGAGTTCTCCGGTTTTGCCTTCGGCATGGGTGTCGAGCGTCTGGCAATGCTCCGTTACGGCGTGAACGACTTGCGTCTGTTCTTCGACAACGACTTGCGGTTCCTCGCGCAATTTCGCTAG